Proteins found in one Brevibacillus brevis genomic segment:
- a CDS encoding nitrite reductase codes for MKRVQFAVSPEIRVGGSVFTPADMMAIGQIVGEDAQLELSIFQQLIVEMNEEKAEAAKNALRDKGLCVYETGSVVKNLSVCSFCKGAEIEGLMAARNLNDTIAGMTVPFTMRVGYTGCPNACGEPLVKDIGIVKRKETFEIYVGGQSKTMEARTAQLLIEQVKEEQLSTIVQSIIALYQTQGKKREKFFKFVERFGLENVRKELGLSS; via the coding sequence TTGAAGCGTGTACAGTTTGCCGTAAGTCCAGAAATTCGTGTCGGGGGTTCTGTGTTTACTCCTGCAGATATGATGGCAATCGGTCAAATCGTTGGCGAGGATGCCCAACTCGAACTTTCGATCTTTCAGCAGCTTATAGTCGAGATGAATGAAGAGAAGGCGGAGGCTGCCAAAAATGCGCTGCGTGACAAAGGCTTATGCGTGTACGAAACGGGCTCTGTTGTAAAGAATTTGTCAGTCTGTTCTTTTTGCAAAGGAGCGGAGATTGAAGGGCTTATGGCAGCGAGAAATTTAAATGACACGATTGCAGGGATGACCGTTCCTTTTACGATGAGAGTCGGTTATACAGGCTGCCCAAATGCCTGTGGAGAGCCGTTGGTAAAAGATATCGGGATCGTCAAGCGAAAAGAAACCTTTGAAATCTACGTCGGAGGCCAATCGAAAACAATGGAGGCCAGAACAGCCCAGCTCCTGATCGAGCAGGTGAAGGAAGAACAATTATCCACCATCGTCCAAAGCATCATTGCGTTGTATCAGACGCAAGGGAAAAAGAGAGAGAAGTTTTTCAAGTTTGTCGAGCGATTTGGATTGGAGAATGTCCGAAAAGAATTGGGGCTGTCTTCCTGA
- the copZ gene encoding copper chaperone CopZ produces MNVTLNVQGMSCNHCVISIEGALQKLEGVSKATVSLADNQVSVTFDESVVSLENVKETIEDQGYDVV; encoded by the coding sequence ATGAATGTCACTTTGAACGTACAAGGAATGTCCTGCAATCACTGCGTTATCTCTATAGAAGGTGCTCTACAAAAACTGGAAGGGGTTAGCAAAGCAACGGTAAGCCTTGCTGACAATCAGGTAAGCGTGACTTTTGATGAATCTGTTGTTTCGCTGGAAAATGTGAAAGAGACGATTGAAGATCAAGGATACGATGTCGTATAA
- a CDS encoding IS1182 family transposase (programmed frameshift) — translation MHYEFVCLDELVPEDHLLRVIQKHIDFSFIREKVRQYYCEDNGRPSIDPIVLFKMIFIGYLYGIRSERQLEKEIQTNIAYRWFLGLSLTDRVPDHTTISWNRRTRFKNTNVFQEIFDEIVRLAIQHRMVAGRVLISDSTHLKANANKRKFKKHVIEKTSRAYLKDLEAAINEDREVHGKKGLKPREGVKEEKEIKVSTTDPESGYMVRDSKPEGFFYLDHRTVDHKYNIITDVHVTAGNVHDSVPYIDRLNLQIEKFGFKDTIEAIALDAGYLTTPICKALHDINVFAVIGHRAFTPVKGLFAKWRFKYALESDVYICPQKHKLTYSTTDRNGYRMYKSNKEICKTCPRLTECTRSKNHQKVISRHVWEESKEWVRQNRLSKSGKYLYRLRYQTIERSFADAKELHGLRYCRLRGRENVQEQVLMTATVQNIKKIALHLAKAS, via the exons ATGCATTACGAATTTGTGTGCCTCGATGAATTGGTCCCAGAGGACCATTTATTAAGGGTCATCCAAAAACATATAGATTTCTCTTTCATCCGAGAAAAAGTACGTCAATATTATTGCGAGGATAACGGTAGACCTTCCATTGATCCTATTGTTTTATTTAAAATGATTTTCATTGGATACCTTTACGGTATCCGCTCAGAGAGGCAGCTCGAAAAAGAAATCCAGACTAATATCGCCTACCGTTGGTTTCTTGGCCTTTCTTTAACAGATCGAGTTCCAGATCACACAACAATCAGTTGGAATCGTCGAACCCGTTTTAAAAATACAAATGTTTTTCAGGAGATTTTTGATGAAATTGTGCGTTTGGCGATTCAGCATCGAATGGTCGCTGGACGTGTATTGATAAGTGATTCCACGCATCTTAAAGCAAATGCGAATAAACGAAAATTTAAGAAGCATGTCATCGAGAAAACGAGTCGTGCCTATCTCAAAGATTTAGAGGCAGCAATTAATGAAGACCGCGAAGTACATGGAAAAAAGG GATTAAAGCCTAGAGAGGGTGTGAAGGAAGAAAAGGAAATCAAGGTGAGTACTACTGATCCAGAAAGTGGCTACATGGTTCGAGACAGCAAGCCCGAAGGCTTTTTCTATCTCGATCACCGGACCGTCGATCATAAGTACAATATTATTACCGATGTCCATGTCACTGCTGGCAATGTCCATGATTCCGTTCCTTACATAGATAGGCTGAATCTCCAAATCGAGAAGTTTGGGTTTAAGGATACAATTGAAGCAATTGCATTAGATGCTGGTTACTTAACTACTCCAATCTGCAAGGCACTTCACGATATAAATGTATTTGCTGTCATCGGTCATCGTGCCTTTACACCTGTTAAAGGCCTTTTTGCTAAATGGCGTTTTAAATATGCTCTGGAGTCCGATGTGTACATATGCCCTCAAAAACATAAGCTTACTTATTCGACTACTGATCGAAACGGATACAGGATGTATAAGTCCAATAAAGAAATTTGTAAAACTTGTCCAAGGCTTACTGAGTGTACCCGATCTAAAAATCACCAAAAGGTGATAAGCAGGCACGTTTGGGAAGAGAGTAAGGAATGGGTTCGACAGAACCGTTTAAGTAAATCAGGGAAATATTTGTATAGATTAAGATACCAAACCATAGAGCGAAGCTTTGCAGATGCTAAAGAACTGCATGGGCTTCGCTATTGTAGGTTACGCGGACGTGAAAATGTCCAAGAGCAGGTATTGATGACAGCAACAGTTCAAAACATTAAAAAGATAGCACTACACCTAGCGAAAGCAAGTTAG
- a CDS encoding metal-sensitive transcriptional regulator has protein sequence MSNAELNIVQSCHTSDRNSHHSEKTKQNLQARLNRIEGQIRGIKGMVEKDAYCDDVLNQIAAVQSALNSVGRILLEGHMKSCVIERIQEGDSAVIDELLTTMNKLMK, from the coding sequence TTGTCAAATGCGGAATTGAACATTGTGCAGTCTTGTCATACATCTGATCGAAACAGTCATCATTCAGAAAAAACCAAGCAAAACTTGCAGGCGCGTCTCAATCGGATTGAGGGGCAGATTCGCGGGATTAAGGGCATGGTGGAGAAGGATGCTTATTGTGATGATGTCTTGAATCAAATTGCTGCAGTACAATCTGCCTTAAATTCAGTGGGACGTATCCTTTTGGAAGGACATATGAAATCGTGTGTGATTGAGCGCATCCAAGAAGGGGACAGTGCAGTCATTGACGAGCTGTTAACCACGATGAATAAGCTGATGAAATAA